One window of the Rufibacter radiotolerans genome contains the following:
- a CDS encoding geranylgeranylglycerol-phosphate geranylgeranyltransferase, with translation MKKFLSLIRFPNLVIMVLAQLLVRKYLVFPERTLWQSLSWPFAVLLLATVCIAAAGYIINDYYDVKIDRINKPERIVVGKSLTRRKAMMIHLYLSSLGVVLGALLGLKIGLVLLGVALLLWGYSAQFKKRPFIGNFTIALLAAAIVLVVPLQAGQPSKSAWAYAVFAFLISLIREIIKDMEDVQGDASFRCRTLPIVLGLPKTKWVLYFLAMLFLLFTATVMFYRQQGPLFVMYLFIGVMLPTLVLLRQLFYADRKREFAHLSWLCKAIMVTGICSMLVLH, from the coding sequence GTGAAGAAATTCCTTTCCCTTATTCGGTTCCCTAACCTGGTGATCATGGTGCTGGCCCAGTTGCTGGTGCGCAAGTACTTGGTGTTTCCGGAGCGCACGCTGTGGCAGTCGTTGTCGTGGCCGTTTGCGGTGCTGTTGCTGGCCACGGTCTGCATAGCCGCGGCCGGCTATATCATCAATGACTACTATGACGTCAAGATTGACCGCATTAACAAGCCCGAGCGCATTGTGGTGGGCAAAAGCCTCACCCGCCGTAAGGCCATGATGATTCACCTGTACCTTTCTTCTTTGGGCGTAGTGCTGGGTGCCTTACTTGGCCTGAAGATTGGGTTGGTGCTGTTGGGCGTGGCTTTGCTGTTGTGGGGCTATTCGGCGCAGTTCAAGAAAAGGCCGTTCATTGGTAATTTCACCATTGCGCTGCTGGCGGCGGCTATAGTGCTGGTGGTGCCGTTGCAGGCAGGCCAGCCCTCCAAATCGGCGTGGGCGTACGCGGTGTTTGCGTTCCTAATCTCACTCATTAGGGAGATCATCAAAGACATGGAAGACGTGCAGGGCGATGCCTCCTTCCGGTGCAGGACCTTGCCCATTGTGCTGGGGCTGCCTAAAACCAAATGGGTGCTGTATTTTCTGGCCATGCTTTTCCTGCTGTTCACCGCTACCGTTATGTTCTACCGCCAGCAAGGCCCGCTGTTTGTGATGTACCTTTTCATTGGTGTCATGCTGCCCACCCTGGTGCTGCTTCGCCAGCTTTTCTACGCCGACCGCAAACGGGAATTTGCGCACCTGAGCTGGCTCTGCAAGGCAATTATGGTCACGGGTATTTGCTCTATGCTGGTACTGCATTAA
- a CDS encoding cold-shock protein, with the protein MKTGTVKFFNESKGYGFITEEATNEDFFVHITGLNGVQIQQHDKVEFDTKEGKKGINAVNVKKI; encoded by the coding sequence ATGAAAACAGGAACTGTTAAATTCTTCAACGAATCCAAAGGCTACGGCTTTATCACCGAAGAAGCCACTAATGAGGATTTCTTTGTACACATCACAGGCCTCAATGGTGTCCAGATCCAGCAGCACGACAAAGTAGAGTTCGATACTAAAGAAGGTAAAAAAGGCATTAACGCGGTTAACGTGAAGAAAATCTAA
- the porZ gene encoding type IX secretion system anionic LPS delivery protein PorZ, with protein sequence MVPLGIYKWVIRLFSLLLSCAVYAQTGGLPLGGWQIHVPNHRAKALAETPSSVYVATEDGFFRYIKEENTLQTLSRTDGFSDVNLRTLRYDTVTATLVVAYENTNLDLLRDGKVINVSDLFRKPLSGVKTIHHLYTHNKKAYVATSFGLVVVDLLKIEIKDTYSNLGPQGEQVQVFASTVLNDSLYIASSAGVMAASLSNPNLLDFRSWRRFGMAQGLPANAGNEAVKTITAFQGSVYAGVNGAGVYRFTGSAWTKAPFSTSDNQFQSIETDGKRLVTASQKEVLEINANVQASLKTDPLLQNLRMALPARGGGIWAASYEKGLVRVTAAGSQAFVPNGPASADAFAVYAEPQGFTVLGGGYTQSYLQRESDAGFYQYQNGQWTSYNRFSRGPFPGNARDFVMAIRNPVTGKFYLASYGAGLLEWNGPEQITLFNNANSPLLSAIGPADRDFVRITGLAYDLEGNLWVVNRNQMPNAPGIFQLRPDNTWKAHPLPGFSLGSSLDKILVDDQGYKWVTVSTNAPSAGLVVYDDVTGKYAYLGGAGQGGLPGNQVFDLALDQQGEIWAGTNSGVAVFTSSSDIFTASYAGAYLPVYERRPLLQGQVVRSIAVDAGNRKWMGTDTGLWLFNETGEELIYHFNTKNSPLPSDKIRDISINHATGEVLIGTEGGIAVFRGTATRTETVNKNCLQVFPNPVRAGFTGLISISGVPNNGWVKITDTAGFLVSEGKAAGGTYAWNGQDYNGRKARPGVYLVMASSADGSQTCMTKIAIQ encoded by the coding sequence ATGGTGCCATTGGGTATATATAAGTGGGTAATACGGCTTTTTAGCCTGCTCCTGAGTTGCGCAGTCTACGCCCAAACGGGTGGTCTGCCACTGGGCGGGTGGCAAATTCATGTGCCCAATCACCGCGCCAAGGCCCTGGCTGAAACCCCTTCGTCGGTGTATGTGGCCACGGAAGACGGGTTTTTCAGGTATATAAAAGAAGAGAACACGCTGCAGACCTTGAGCCGCACAGATGGCTTTAGCGACGTGAACCTGAGGACCCTCAGATATGACACTGTCACTGCTACCTTGGTGGTGGCCTATGAGAACACCAACCTTGACCTGCTGCGGGACGGCAAAGTGATTAACGTATCTGATCTCTTCCGGAAGCCCCTTTCTGGCGTCAAGACCATTCACCATCTGTATACCCATAACAAGAAAGCCTATGTGGCTACGTCGTTTGGTTTGGTGGTAGTGGACCTGTTGAAAATTGAGATCAAAGATACTTATAGCAACCTCGGTCCGCAGGGCGAGCAGGTGCAGGTATTCGCCTCCACGGTCTTGAACGACAGCCTCTACATTGCCTCCAGCGCGGGCGTGATGGCCGCCAGCCTTTCAAACCCTAATCTGCTAGACTTCAGGAGCTGGCGCCGATTTGGTATGGCCCAAGGCTTGCCGGCCAACGCCGGAAACGAAGCGGTGAAAACCATTACGGCTTTTCAGGGGAGTGTGTACGCGGGAGTGAATGGCGCAGGGGTATACCGGTTCACCGGCTCTGCCTGGACCAAAGCGCCTTTCTCCACCTCAGATAACCAGTTCCAGTCCATAGAGACGGATGGCAAAAGACTGGTAACAGCTAGCCAAAAAGAGGTGCTGGAGATAAATGCTAACGTGCAGGCTTCCCTTAAAACCGATCCGCTGTTACAGAATTTACGCATGGCCCTTCCGGCCAGGGGCGGAGGGATCTGGGCGGCCAGCTATGAGAAAGGTTTGGTACGCGTTACGGCTGCCGGTTCCCAGGCATTCGTGCCCAACGGACCAGCCTCTGCAGATGCCTTTGCCGTATACGCCGAGCCGCAGGGTTTTACGGTGTTGGGCGGCGGCTACACCCAGTCGTATTTGCAGCGGGAGTCTGATGCCGGTTTCTACCAGTACCAGAACGGGCAATGGACCAGCTATAACCGCTTCAGCCGTGGGCCTTTTCCCGGCAATGCCAGAGACTTTGTTATGGCCATCCGGAATCCGGTGACCGGCAAATTCTACCTGGCCAGCTACGGGGCCGGGCTGCTGGAGTGGAACGGGCCGGAGCAGATCACCTTGTTCAACAATGCGAACAGCCCTTTGTTGAGTGCCATTGGCCCCGCAGACCGGGACTTTGTCAGGATCACAGGCCTGGCCTATGACCTGGAGGGAAACCTTTGGGTGGTGAACCGGAACCAGATGCCCAACGCTCCGGGCATTTTCCAACTCCGGCCAGACAATACCTGGAAAGCCCACCCTCTGCCTGGGTTTAGCCTGGGGAGTAGCTTAGACAAGATTCTGGTAGACGACCAAGGTTACAAATGGGTAACGGTGAGCACTAATGCCCCTTCGGCGGGCTTGGTGGTGTATGATGATGTGACGGGCAAATACGCTTATCTGGGCGGGGCCGGACAGGGTGGCTTGCCCGGGAACCAGGTGTTTGACCTGGCCCTGGACCAGCAAGGCGAGATCTGGGCCGGGACCAACAGTGGGGTGGCGGTTTTCACCAGTTCCTCAGATATTTTCACTGCTTCCTACGCGGGCGCCTACCTGCCTGTGTATGAACGGCGGCCTTTGTTGCAGGGTCAGGTGGTCAGGAGCATTGCCGTAGACGCCGGTAACCGCAAATGGATGGGCACCGATACTGGCCTGTGGCTTTTCAATGAAACCGGCGAAGAACTCATTTACCATTTCAATACCAAGAACAGCCCCTTGCCCTCAGACAAGATCAGGGATATTTCCATTAACCACGCCACCGGCGAAGTACTGATTGGCACCGAGGGCGGCATTGCTGTTTTTAGGGGCACTGCCACGCGAACAGAAACCGTGAACAAGAACTGCCTCCAGGTTTTCCCTAACCCGGTGCGGGCCGGCTTTACGGGCCTGATCAGTATTTCGGGGGTACCCAACAATGGCTGGGTGAAGATTACGGACACCGCCGGGTTTCTGGTAAGCGAGGGAAAGGCGGCCGGGGGAACCTATGCCTGGAACGGGCAGGACTACAACGGCCGCAAAGCCAGGCCGGGCGTGTACCTGGTCATGGCCTCCTCTGCAGACGGTTCCCAGACCTGTATGACCAAAATTGCCATCCAATAG
- a CDS encoding Rossmann-like and DUF2520 domain-containing protein, with product MKVGIIGAGNVATHLVKGFLAAGIEVPVVYSRTLASAQELANLSPSTKATASLNFQELPHADVYLIAVPDQALPELVPQFKFPEGVVVAHTSGTQPLEILQALSKGSAGVFYPVQTFSKEKEVDWRRVPICVEGSSPEAEETLLKLGQRQSDQVVVMAGPARRQLHLAAVFACNFTNHLWGIAQEVLQQAHLPASLLEPLVEETMRKAFLFPPFQVQTGPAQRGDTSTLEAHLKLLENLPQYQELYKTLTTSIQAAAKKK from the coding sequence ATGAAGGTAGGCATCATTGGCGCCGGGAACGTAGCTACGCATTTGGTCAAAGGCTTTTTAGCGGCAGGAATAGAAGTGCCAGTGGTCTATAGCCGCACGTTGGCCTCTGCTCAAGAACTAGCGAACTTAAGCCCTTCTACAAAAGCAACTGCTTCACTTAATTTCCAAGAACTTCCCCACGCGGATGTATATCTGATAGCGGTGCCAGACCAGGCGTTGCCAGAATTGGTGCCACAGTTCAAGTTCCCGGAAGGGGTGGTAGTGGCGCATACCTCGGGCACGCAGCCGCTGGAAATTTTGCAGGCCTTGTCAAAAGGGAGCGCAGGCGTTTTTTACCCGGTCCAGACCTTTAGTAAAGAGAAAGAAGTAGACTGGCGCCGCGTTCCTATTTGCGTGGAAGGGTCATCGCCGGAGGCGGAAGAAACGTTGTTAAAGTTGGGGCAGCGCCAAAGCGACCAGGTGGTAGTAATGGCGGGGCCGGCTCGGCGGCAGTTGCACCTGGCCGCGGTATTTGCCTGTAATTTCACCAATCATTTGTGGGGCATTGCCCAGGAAGTGCTGCAACAAGCGCACCTGCCTGCCAGTTTACTGGAGCCGCTGGTGGAAGAAACCATGCGCAAAGCCTTTCTTTTCCCGCCGTTCCAGGTGCAGACCGGACCCGCCCAACGCGGCGACACATCTACCCTAGAGGCGCACCTGAAGCTGCTGGAAAACCTGCCCCAGTACCAGGAACTCTACAAAACGTTAACGACCAGCATTCAGGCGGCGGCTAAGAAAAAATAA
- a CDS encoding 2Fe-2S iron-sulfur cluster-binding protein — MKVVNITYKFMDGKPDETHLGAEGESVLDVALNNAIQLQHNCGGVCGCSTCHVYVESGMDDLPEITDKEEDYIDRAVNPRINSRLACQCVVQGGQDLVITIPKQDFLGH, encoded by the coding sequence ATGAAAGTCGTTAATATTACATATAAGTTCATGGATGGCAAACCAGATGAAACGCATCTGGGCGCCGAAGGGGAGTCTGTGCTGGACGTAGCCTTGAACAATGCCATTCAACTACAGCACAACTGCGGTGGAGTATGTGGGTGCAGTACCTGCCACGTGTACGTGGAAAGCGGCATGGATGACCTTCCTGAAATCACTGACAAAGAGGAAGACTACATTGACCGCGCCGTAAACCCGCGCATCAACTCCCGCCTGGCCTGCCAGTGTGTGGTACAAGGTGGCCAGGACCTGGTCATCACCATCCCCAAGCAAGATTTCTTAGGACATTAA
- a CDS encoding FKBP-type peptidyl-prolyl cis-trans isomerase, with the protein MQKFVKKAGLWHWMLALCCVVALGSCKDGYEDPFDAVAQAKWEDDVIKQYLEVNKITDYTRTSTGLYYVKREEGTGAKPVAGQTVEVNYVGKTVLESYKFDSSYDRAQTFKFTLGQRRVILGWEEGIPLMRKGEKALLLIPSHLAYGRTGSGNIQPNVPIMFDIHLIDFN; encoded by the coding sequence ATGCAAAAGTTTGTGAAAAAGGCAGGGCTGTGGCATTGGATGCTGGCGCTGTGCTGTGTAGTGGCGTTAGGCTCTTGCAAAGACGGATACGAAGATCCCTTTGATGCCGTGGCCCAAGCCAAGTGGGAAGATGATGTGATCAAACAGTACCTGGAGGTCAACAAAATCACGGACTACACGCGTACCTCTACCGGCCTTTACTATGTAAAGAGAGAAGAGGGCACGGGCGCCAAGCCAGTGGCTGGCCAAACGGTAGAAGTGAATTACGTGGGCAAAACCGTTCTGGAGAGCTATAAGTTTGACTCTTCCTATGACCGGGCGCAGACGTTCAAGTTCACTCTTGGGCAGAGACGTGTGATACTGGGCTGGGAAGAAGGTATTCCCCTTATGCGGAAAGGCGAGAAAGCTTTGTTGCTGATTCCTTCGCATCTGGCGTACGGAAGAACCGGGTCAGGCAATATTCAACCTAACGTTCCCATCATGTTTGACATCCATTTGATTGATTTCAACTAG
- the ccsA gene encoding cytochrome c biogenesis protein CcsA, protein MVNTLVGDVGHFSVIIAFVAALVSSFSFSFAANANALTSEQDAWKKLARGAFFVHVVAVFSIIFSLFNIIYAHRYEYHYAWSHSSNHLPVHYMISCFWEGQEGSFLLWIFWHALLGLVLIKFAGKKWESPVMAVFSFVQLFLTSMILGVVIGDLKIGSSPFILMRDFMTDAPVFQMDPNYVPKDGTGLNPLLQNYWMVIHPPVLFLGFAATLVPFAFAIAGLWKKDFSAWTKPALPWGLFAAVVLGVGIMMGAYWAYETLNFGGYWNWDPVENAVYIPWLVLVGAIHTLLAYRKSKTALRATFILFITSFLLVLYATFLTRSGILGNASVHSFTDLGLSGQLFTYLAAFVVLAIGLLVYRWKSIPATDKEIATYSGEFWVFVGAAVLCLGAFQVLVTTSIPVYNSFMGFIGVKTNVALPADQIAHYTKFQMWMGIAIAMLSGTGQLLWWRKQNGTGKLSEVFTVPLIFTALFTALILMIGQLGLIEKIKTPVYIVLLITSLYAVFSNLAILLGVLRKNISIAGGAVAHIGVALMLLGILFSSGYSNIISKNMSGLVYAKEFGDEINRDNVLLWRNTGTDMGPYKVTYKGQYLEVKDLPDYVNKQQLFRIADEFRAIARGPLKDGDKVLYTAGDTVDIYPENTYYEVEFKNRETGKAFTLYPRAQVNPQMGLLASPDIKMFANKDLYTHVSTIPDPNEEKEWGEMKEYQVKIGDTIFVNDYVAVLHGIEPAKDTLLLNLNEGDIAVQADMQVLGEKRTYHAHPIYAIRNRKEVGQVPEEIEDLGLRLFLLNINPEKGLITIGINSTQKDYIILKAMEKPFINILWIGTLIMSLGFVMAIVRHYKDGKRGNKNGPAGKVIVKREKQLA, encoded by the coding sequence ATGGTTAATACTTTAGTAGGTGATGTGGGTCACTTCAGTGTGATTATCGCTTTTGTGGCGGCACTGGTCTCTTCGTTTTCTTTTTCTTTCGCGGCCAATGCCAATGCGCTCACCTCTGAGCAGGACGCCTGGAAGAAGCTAGCCCGCGGTGCCTTCTTTGTGCACGTGGTGGCGGTGTTCAGCATCATCTTCAGCCTTTTCAATATCATTTACGCGCACCGGTACGAATACCATTACGCCTGGAGCCACTCCTCTAACCATTTGCCGGTCCATTACATGATCTCCTGCTTTTGGGAAGGCCAGGAAGGCTCTTTCCTGCTCTGGATTTTCTGGCATGCCTTGCTGGGATTGGTGCTGATCAAATTTGCCGGTAAGAAATGGGAGAGCCCCGTAATGGCGGTTTTCTCGTTTGTGCAGTTGTTCTTAACCTCCATGATCCTGGGTGTGGTGATTGGTGACCTGAAGATCGGGTCTTCGCCCTTCATTCTCATGCGGGACTTCATGACCGATGCCCCGGTGTTCCAGATGGACCCTAACTACGTGCCTAAAGACGGTACCGGCCTGAACCCGCTCCTGCAGAACTACTGGATGGTGATTCACCCACCGGTGCTGTTCTTGGGCTTTGCCGCCACCCTGGTGCCGTTTGCCTTTGCCATTGCCGGCCTCTGGAAAAAAGACTTCTCTGCCTGGACCAAACCTGCCTTGCCCTGGGGCCTTTTCGCGGCGGTGGTTTTAGGGGTGGGTATTATGATGGGCGCTTACTGGGCCTATGAGACCCTTAACTTTGGAGGTTACTGGAACTGGGATCCGGTAGAAAATGCCGTTTACATTCCTTGGCTGGTGCTGGTGGGGGCTATCCATACGTTGCTGGCTTACCGCAAAAGCAAGACTGCGCTGCGGGCTACCTTTATTCTGTTTATCACCTCGTTCCTGCTGGTGCTGTACGCTACCTTCTTAACCCGAAGTGGTATTTTAGGGAACGCCTCCGTGCACTCCTTCACAGACCTTGGCTTGTCTGGTCAGCTGTTTACCTACCTGGCCGCCTTCGTGGTTCTGGCCATTGGCTTACTGGTGTACCGCTGGAAAAGCATTCCGGCCACCGATAAAGAAATTGCCACTTACTCCGGGGAGTTCTGGGTATTTGTGGGCGCCGCTGTGTTGTGCCTTGGGGCCTTCCAGGTGCTGGTGACCACGTCTATTCCTGTATACAACTCCTTCATGGGCTTTATTGGCGTGAAAACCAATGTAGCCCTGCCCGCCGACCAGATTGCGCACTATACCAAGTTCCAGATGTGGATGGGCATTGCCATTGCCATGCTTTCGGGTACCGGGCAATTGCTGTGGTGGCGCAAGCAGAACGGCACCGGAAAACTCTCTGAGGTCTTTACGGTTCCCCTTATTTTCACAGCCCTGTTCACAGCCCTTATCTTAATGATTGGTCAGCTGGGCCTGATTGAGAAGATCAAAACCCCGGTGTACATTGTGCTGTTAATTACGTCACTGTACGCGGTGTTCAGTAACCTGGCCATTCTGCTGGGTGTGCTCCGGAAGAACATTTCCATTGCCGGCGGTGCCGTGGCCCACATTGGGGTGGCCCTTATGCTGCTGGGTATCTTGTTCTCTTCTGGTTACTCCAACATCATCTCCAAGAACATGTCTGGCTTGGTGTACGCTAAGGAATTTGGCGATGAGATCAACCGTGACAACGTGCTTCTATGGCGCAACACCGGCACCGATATGGGTCCTTACAAGGTCACCTACAAAGGCCAGTACCTGGAAGTGAAAGACCTCCCGGATTACGTGAACAAGCAGCAACTCTTTAGAATAGCCGATGAGTTCAGGGCCATTGCCCGCGGACCGCTGAAAGACGGGGACAAGGTGCTTTACACCGCCGGAGATACCGTTGACATCTACCCGGAGAACACCTACTACGAGGTGGAATTCAAGAACCGCGAAACCGGCAAAGCCTTTACCTTATACCCACGGGCGCAGGTAAACCCACAAATGGGTCTGCTGGCCTCGCCGGACATTAAGATGTTCGCTAATAAAGACCTTTACACCCACGTTTCTACCATTCCAGACCCTAACGAGGAAAAGGAGTGGGGCGAGATGAAGGAGTACCAGGTGAAGATTGGGGACACTATTTTCGTGAACGACTACGTAGCGGTGCTCCATGGCATTGAACCCGCCAAAGACACACTGCTGCTGAATCTAAACGAGGGTGACATAGCCGTACAGGCCGACATGCAGGTATTGGGCGAAAAGCGCACCTACCACGCCCACCCTATCTACGCCATCCGGAATAGAAAAGAAGTAGGCCAGGTACCGGAAGAGATTGAAGACTTGGGTCTGCGTCTGTTCCTGCTCAACATCAACCCTGAGAAAGGCCTCATCACCATCGGGATCAACTCCACCCAGAAGGACTACATCATCCTGAAGGCCATGGAGAAGCCGTTCATCAACATCCTCTGGATTGGTACCCTGATCATGAGCCTCGGGTTTGTGATGGCCATTGTGCGCCACTACAAAGACGGCAAGCGCGGAAACAAAAACGGCCCCGCCGGCAAAGTAATCGTGAAACGCGAGAAACAGCTAGCGTAG
- the iscX gene encoding Fe-S cluster assembly protein IscX, protein MSNSYEPPIKWADHEDIAMALYEKFGDEFGESKIYRIRFTDLLEWILTLPNFEGTREQATEGHLEQIQAAWVYEWRDNQ, encoded by the coding sequence ATGAGTAATTCATATGAACCCCCCATTAAGTGGGCCGACCACGAAGACATTGCCATGGCGCTATATGAAAAATTTGGCGACGAGTTTGGCGAGAGCAAGATTTACCGCATCAGGTTCACAGACCTGCTGGAGTGGATCTTGACCCTGCCTAACTTTGAAGGCACCCGGGAGCAGGCCACCGAAGGCCATCTGGAGCAGATCCAGGCGGCCTGGGTGTACGAGTGGCGCGATAACCAATAA
- a CDS encoding KdsC family phosphatase, with protein sequence MQALPDFKNITTFIFDVDGVLTDGTLLAFSTGEQARAFNIKDGYAIKHALKQGYRVAIISGRNEAGVRKRLESLDVKDIYLGVENKLDTFQNYAYYYGIDPDTVVFMGDDMPDLEVMQHCGISACPADAAIDICDISHYVASAEGGKGAVRELIEMVMKLQKRW encoded by the coding sequence ATGCAAGCTCTTCCAGATTTCAAGAACATTACCACCTTTATCTTTGATGTAGATGGCGTCCTGACCGACGGCACGCTGCTGGCTTTTTCTACCGGGGAGCAGGCGCGGGCCTTCAACATCAAGGACGGCTATGCCATTAAGCATGCGTTAAAGCAAGGGTACCGCGTGGCCATCATCTCCGGCCGGAATGAGGCGGGGGTACGCAAGCGGCTGGAGTCTCTGGATGTGAAAGACATTTACCTGGGCGTGGAGAACAAGCTGGATACGTTTCAGAATTACGCCTACTACTACGGCATTGACCCAGACACCGTGGTGTTTATGGGCGATGACATGCCCGACCTGGAGGTGATGCAGCATTGCGGCATCTCGGCGTGCCCCGCAGATGCGGCCATTGACATCTGTGACATCAGTCATTATGTGGCTTCCGCCGAAGGCGGGAAAGGCGCGGTGCGCGAGCTCATTGAAATGGTGATGAAATTACAAAAACGCTGGTAG
- the recO gene encoding DNA repair protein RecO, whose product MLVKTRGIVLNFIKFRESSIIVRIYTEELGLQSYIVNSVRKKGSASRIALFQPFTLLDMVVYPGKGGLTRISEYKCSHQFSTIPYDIRKSSITLFLSEIVARTVKEEEENRPLFEFLHHAIQAFDQMETGFENFHLAFLVHLAGYLGFGISSAEDVISQVAFETGGSAMLGNSLMQLQRLEPYLQELLRESEGARLPNGRVRRELLQLLVRYFQLHVDNLGEIKSLPVLTEVLSE is encoded by the coding sequence ATGCTGGTAAAAACCCGAGGGATTGTCCTGAACTTTATAAAATTCAGGGAGTCTTCCATTATTGTGCGCATTTACACCGAGGAGCTGGGGCTGCAGAGCTACATTGTGAACAGCGTTAGAAAAAAGGGGAGTGCCTCGCGCATTGCCCTGTTCCAGCCGTTCACGCTCCTGGACATGGTGGTATACCCCGGCAAAGGCGGTCTCACACGCATTTCTGAGTACAAGTGCAGCCATCAGTTCTCCACTATTCCTTATGATATAAGAAAGAGCAGCATTACTCTGTTTCTATCTGAGATTGTGGCCCGCACCGTGAAGGAAGAGGAGGAGAACCGGCCACTGTTTGAATTCCTGCACCATGCCATACAGGCATTTGACCAGATGGAAACCGGTTTTGAGAATTTCCACCTGGCGTTTCTGGTGCACCTGGCGGGGTATCTGGGCTTTGGTATTTCCTCAGCGGAGGATGTGATCAGTCAGGTGGCGTTTGAGACGGGCGGCTCGGCGATGCTGGGTAACAGCCTCATGCAACTGCAGCGCCTGGAGCCGTACCTGCAAGAGCTCTTGCGCGAATCTGAAGGAGCCCGCCTCCCCAACGGAAGGGTGCGGCGCGAGCTGCTGCAACTCTTGGTGCGGTACTTTCAACTACACGTAGACAACCTGGGCGAGATCAAGTCCTTGCCCGTGCTCACAGAGGTGCTGAGTGAGTGA
- a CDS encoding FKBP-type peptidyl-prolyl cis-trans isomerase gives MFKKSLYLLPAVAVAVFSFSCKNLGKDEFVKAPSGLEYKLYTQNKDGKYEIKDAKVDSAAHKAKLDKVMSFEMEYRNSKDSLLFSTKDNAMPIQIKMVESPNKGSIEEAFLMLDKGDSAVFRINADTLFAKTFKSPLPPFIQKGSFLTFFVKAINLQTEQEAMADYPKMMERQQKEMEARAAKQGPLDDKKIQEYVKKENLQVQKTPAGVYYVITQPGTGPNATDGKVVSVKYKGTLLNGKEFDSSEKSNGGNPIEFPLGQGQVIKGWEEGIKQFNKGAKGTLLIPSPLGYGSMARGAELPANSILRFDVELVDIKDAPAAPAGGPMGPGGPAGPGQ, from the coding sequence ATGTTTAAAAAATCCCTTTACCTGCTACCTGCTGTAGCAGTAGCTGTGTTCTCTTTCTCTTGCAAAAACCTGGGCAAAGATGAATTCGTGAAAGCCCCTTCTGGGTTGGAGTACAAACTGTACACCCAGAACAAAGACGGCAAATATGAGATCAAAGACGCCAAAGTTGACTCTGCCGCCCACAAAGCCAAGTTAGACAAGGTAATGAGCTTTGAAATGGAGTACCGTAACAGCAAAGACTCTTTGTTGTTCAGCACCAAAGACAATGCCATGCCTATCCAGATCAAAATGGTAGAGTCGCCTAACAAAGGCAGCATTGAAGAAGCGTTCCTGATGCTGGACAAAGGTGATAGCGCCGTGTTCAGAATCAACGCAGACACTTTGTTCGCTAAAACCTTCAAGAGCCCGCTTCCTCCGTTCATCCAGAAAGGCAGCTTCTTAACCTTTTTCGTGAAAGCCATTAACCTGCAGACAGAGCAAGAGGCCATGGCCGATTACCCTAAGATGATGGAGCGTCAGCAGAAAGAAATGGAAGCCCGCGCCGCCAAACAAGGTCCTCTGGATGACAAGAAAATTCAGGAGTACGTGAAGAAAGAGAACCTGCAAGTGCAGAAAACTCCTGCTGGCGTGTACTACGTTATCACACAGCCAGGTACCGGTCCTAACGCCACAGACGGCAAAGTAGTGAGCGTGAAATACAAAGGCACCCTGTTGAACGGCAAAGAGTTTGACTCTTCTGAGAAGTCTAACGGTGGTAACCCTATTGAATTCCCGTTAGGCCAAGGCCAGGTGATCAAAGGCTGGGAAGAAGGCATTAAGCAATTCAACAAAGGCGCCAAAGGTACTTTGTTGATTCCTTCTCCGCTTGGCTACGGCTCTATGGCCCGTGGCGCCGAGTTACCGGCTAACTCAATCCTGCGTTTCGACGTGGAATTGGTAGACATCAAAGATGCCCCAGCAGCTCCTGCCGGCGGACCTATGGGTCCAGGTGGTCCAGCTGGCCCGGGTCAATAA